One Poecilia reticulata strain Guanapo linkage group LG19, Guppy_female_1.0+MT, whole genome shotgun sequence genomic window carries:
- the LOC103481851 gene encoding brain-specific angiogenesis inhibitor 1-associated protein 2-like isoform X13, translated as MAEVHRQIQIQLEEMLKSFHNELLTELEKKVELDARYLNAALKKYQMEHKSKGESLEKCQAELKKLRRKSQGSKHPSKYGDKEMQFVEAISNKQSELDNYIAEGYKNALSEERRRYCFLVDRQCAVAKNSSAYHNKGKELLSQKIPVWQQVCAEPTKLPDRAMFLAQQMSGAAGGVPPGALHPCISEPISGAKPLPMPPELAALRAGAAMGQQRLMDGAMPVMNGAAGGEDYQQWMESKVAQGKASPQPQRHGAEVYSNTLPVRKAAPTKSKTPQLETRTLPRSSSMAAGLERNGRTRVQAVFSHAAGDNSTLLSFAEGDVITLLVPEARDGWHYGENEKTRMRGWFPFSYTRLVSESNGDTMRQLRVHNLHHGKSSSTGNLLEREDMPLPGPDYGTHTRMSAQSTATLHRQQRPYSVAVPGFPQQGVEEYEPRFPTRSGPPSEPTVEAPAKPLLPDDDEEHLDEAHYDSLETSTATESP; from the exons ATGGCTGAAGTGCACAGACAGATCCAGATCCAGCTTGAGGAGATG CTGAAGTCTTTCCACAACGAGCTCCTCACAGAGCTGGAGAAGAAGGTGGAGCTGGACGCGCGCTACCTGAAC GCGGCGCTGAAGAAGTACCAGATGGAGCACAAGAGCAAAGGGGAGAGTCTGGAGAAATGCCAGGCGGAGCTGAAGAAGCTGCGCAGGAAGAGCCAAGGCAGCAAGCACCCCTCCAAGTATGGAGATAAGGAGatgcag TTTGTGGAGGCCATCAGCAACAAGCAGAGCGAGCTGGACAACTACATCGCCGAGGGCTACAAGAACGCTCTGTCTGAGGAGCGGAGGAGGTACTGCTTCCTGGTGGACCGTCAGTGCGCCGTGGCCAAGAACAGCAGTGCCTACCACAACAAG GGTAAGGAGCTTTTGTCCCAGAAGATCCCGGTGTGGCAGCAGGTGTGCGCCGAACCGACCAAGCTGCCGGATCGGGCCATGTTCCTGGCGCAGCAGATGAGCGGCGCAGCGGGCGGCGTGCCTCCCGGCGCCCTCCACCCCTGCATCTCCGAGCCCATCTCTGGCGCCAAACCTCTGCCCATGCCTCCAGAGCTGGCAGCCCTACGGGCCGGCGCCGCCATGGGCCAGCAG CGGCTGATGGACGGAGCGATGCCGGTGATGAACGGAGCAGCGGGTGGAGAGGACTACCAGCAATGGATGGAGAGCAAGGTGGCGCAGGGCAAAGCCTCCCCGCAGCCTCAGCGGCATGGAGCGGAGGTCTACTCCAACACCCTGCCTGTGCGCAAGGCCGCCCCCACAAAGAGCAAGACCCCCCAAC TGGAGACTCGCACGCTGCCCCGCTCCAGCTCCATGGCTGCAGGTCTAGAAAGGAACGGCAGAACTCGAGTCCAGGCCGTTTTCTCCCACGCCGCCGGAGACAACAGCACGTTGCTGAGCTTCGCCGAGGGCGACGTCATTACCCTGCTGGTGCCTGAGGCGCGAGACGGCTGGCACTATGGCGAGAACGAGAAGACGAGGAT GCGGGGCTGGTTTCCCTTCTCCTACACCCGGCTGGTCTCCGAGAGCAACGGCGACACCATGAGGCAGCTTCGAGTTCACAA CCTCCACCATgggaaaagcagcagcacaggGAACCTTCTGGAGAGAGAGGACATGCCTCTGCCCGGTCCCGATTACGGCACTCACACTCGAATGTCTGCACAAAGCACAGCCACGCTGCACAGGCAACAGCGTCCCTACAGCGTCGCGGTGCCAGGCTTCCCGCAG CAGGGAGTTGAAGAGTACGAGCCCCGCTTCCCCACCAG